A genomic window from Cotesia glomerata isolate CgM1 linkage group LG7, MPM_Cglom_v2.3, whole genome shotgun sequence includes:
- the LOC123269346 gene encoding talin-2 isoform X1 — protein MSTLSLRISIPEKNATKMMQFDPSTSVFDACRIIREKLAEASNMGQPKDYGLFLADEDAKKGVWLEPGRNLDYYILRNGDLLEYRRKLRTLRVRMLDGTLKTLLVDDSQPVANLMVVICTKIGITNHDEYSLVREFLDDDSENQKPGNFGTLTLKRRKEDKGERDAKMDQLRKKLKTDDEMNWVDPSKTLREQGIDEAETVLLRRKYFFSDQNIDSRDPVQLSLLYVQARDAILDGTHPVTQEKACTFAGIQCQIQFGDHKEDKHKPGFLDLKEFLPQSYAKVKGIEKKVFAEHKKHIGLSELDAKVLYTKTARSLSTYGVTFFLVKEKMVGKNKLVPRLLGVTKDSVLRLDERTKEILKTWPLTTVRRWGASPNTFTLDFGDYSDQYYSVQTTEAEQILQLIAGYIDIILKKQKAKDHFGIEGDEGSTMVEDSVSPLKATIMQHETNNVGKGSVEAVSVAIPAVMRAGGDGARPYGTGHMGSAQYTTISGQVNIAHAPPMVQQTKVTSVLSEPQRALISTISAGHEIIHIAESELTSKAQLPELGNDPASLKWIAQTMVTHKQNVGTQIAEMNAATAQVVTLTSGSAEEVDHTAVGEAISTIATNLPEMTKGVRMIAALMEDDTSGDRLLDAARKLCTAFSDLLKATEPETKEPRQNLLNAASRVGEASHQVLTTIGEENDSNRELQDTLLALAKAVANTTAALVLKARNIAATCEDSETQNRVISAATQCALATSQLVACAKVVAPTLQSPACQAQLMNAVREVTRAVENLVEVCNETCNDENLLKELRAAATEVSRTLNDLLNHIHTATKTAERAKETIHEGAVETIIIATEKLFSSSGDAGEMVRQARIVGQATAQLIQSIKGEAERQTDTEQQRRLLAAAKTLADATAKMVEAARQCASSPHDSRIQDQLKSAAEELRIATTAATTPTLRRKIVKVEEVVVDKTLFARAAQAIHMGCESLISPSSSKQQILEAATMIAKHTSALCNACRHASSRTNDPVAKRHYVKSAKDVANSTANLVKEIKTLDREYNETNREKCAEATRPLLDAVDNLCVFAGCSEYIKTTHVQETITGPEKAIIDGACAMVQAAKSLQASPKDEPTWQLLAHHSKNVSESIKTLVASIRDKSPGHEDCDFAIEKLVARIKELDDATLSAVSQNLVPRKENSQEGFIDFMERCSDDLKDKLEPLRVAAKYEAENIGYSAQQIANCCERLVTGAIGAASNMVNSKQQTVLLDQTKTVTETALQLVCVAKETGGNSESAALHAEVDDSIESTKDAIRELQCTLETISTSHGIVTGLIETISRAMVRLDETRISTDSVDSYVDYQTRMVEAAKEIARLAQEMCTKSSTDAARLGPLAVDISHKYTQLARDTAGASAAAANAEVSARLRNGVQDLGRACVDIVRSAGVCQLSPGDSLAQLEVSSYGKIITERVSQVLAALQAGSRGTQACINAASTVSGIIGDLDTTIMFATAGTLHAENEGDTFADHRENILKTAKALVEDTKTLVAGAASSQEQLAVAAQNAVSTIVQLAEVVKYGAASLGSQNAEAQVMLINAVRDVASALGDLIHATKAASGKPINDPSMAHLKDSAKVMVTNVTSLLKTVKAVEDEHTRGTRALESTIEAIGQEIRALNTPDFQRPNVTPEDLVRCTKSITISTAKAVAAGNSCKQDDIIAAANMGRKSISDMLVICKSAAYQCAETPDLRDRTLQAGHDVAMNYRELLQAILQIASRTGDAKHALPIISRKIAQSVTELVAVAELLKGADWVDPDDPTVIAENELLGAAASIDAAAKKLASLRPRRSIQETSEDMNFDEMILEAAKSIAAATSALIKAASAAQRELITTGKVSRTPLTSSDDGQWSEGLISAARLVAAATHSLVESANALVQGVSSEEKLISSAKQVASSTAQLLVACKVKADPDSESTKRLQAAGNAVKRATDNLVRAAQQAIQQEEERSLVLNKRMVGGIAQEINARSEVLRIEKELEEARGRLTAIRQAKYKNKPDFSDTENDADQSGYESYYSRYERDSSRGNQISQIINDRQNLVSPEKVNSTQSTLERKMKDSYKSLPESHYGSLDSRGKYSDYSTINSSADSPAQYSSIERKINQERDVLSYESLPLEGPFPPATSQIATAKSPMLNRKFIDTSPQPLYSKSPEYYEPNSGRYSGHMSTFKSQTDGMRFQQPIAQSQTFKNIESKVLPGGKIENTTTTKVFSPKTNYENYENYETVEQREFNSGSDLTSFRGGFDNGSVEHKSTKHSMTQKIIEKKTVTMKMSKHQESSTKSFRFDDK, from the exons ccAAAGATTACGGGTTATTCCTGGCAGACGAAGACGCCAAAAAAGGGGTCTGGTTGGAGCCCGGCAGAAACTTAGACTACTACATCTTGCGGAACGGCGACTTACTGGAGTACCGTCGAAAGCTGCGAACATTAAGAGTCCGCATGTTAGACGGAACACTAAAAACTCTGTTGGTGGACGACAGTCAGCCAGTGGCGAACCTGATGGTGGTGATTTGTACAAAAATCGGGATCACTAACCACGACGAGTACTCTTTGGTTCGCGAGTTCTTGGACGACGACTCTGAGAACCAGAAGCCTGGTAACTTTGGGACCCTGACACTCAAAAGACGCAAGGAAGACAAGGGAGAGCGGGATGCAAAGATGGACCAGCTACGGAAGAAGCTCAAGACAGACGATGAGATGAATTGGGTCGACCCCAGCAAGACGCTCAGAGAACAAGGAATTGATGAAGCGGAAACCGTTTTACTGAGACGGAAATACTTTTTCTCGGATCAGAACATCGACAGTCGCGATCCCGTCCAGTTATCTTTACTCTATGTTCAAGCACGAGACGCTATTTTGGATGGTACTCATCCAGTGACGCAAGAAAAAGCCTGCACTTTTGCAGGGATCCAGTGCCAAATTCAGTTCGGTGACCACAAAGAGGACAAGCACAAGCCCGGATTCCTCGATTTGAAGGAATTCCTCCCGCAATCCTACGCCAAAGTTAAAGGAATTGAGAAGAAGGTCTTCGCTGAGCACAAAAAACACATCGGATTGTCGGAATTGGATGCCAAGGTCCTCTACACTAAAACTGCAAGATCCCTCAGCACTTACGGGGTCACCTTTTTTTTGGTCAAGGAGAAAATGGTGGGAAAGAACAAGCTAGTCCCGCGTTTGCTGGGTGTCACTAAGGACTCGGTCCTCAGGCTGGATGAGAGGACCAAGGAGATCCTCAAAACATGGCCGCTGACCACTGTCAGAAGATGGGGAGCTTCACCGAACACCTTCACTCTCGACTTTGGAGACTATTCTGACCAGTACTACAGTGTCCAGACTACCGAAGCTGAGCAAATTCTTCAGCTAATTGCGGGGTATATTGATATCATCCTCAAGAAGCAGAAGGCTAAAGATCATTTTGGGATTGAAGGAGATGAAGGGTCTACTATGGTTGAAGATAGTGTTTCTCCGCTTAA aGCGACGATAATGCAACATGAGACTAACAATGTGGGCAAAGGAAGCGTTGAAGCTGTTTCAGTAGCGATACCAGCAGTCATGAGAGCCGGCGGTGACG GAGCAAGACCCTATGGAACAGGACATATGGGAAGTGCTCAGTACACAACTATCAGCGGACAAGTCAATATTGCACATGCGCCACCTATG GTACAACAAACGAAAGTAACTTCAGTTCTGTCGGAGCCTCAGCGCGCACTGATATCGACAATTTCTGCCGGACACGAGATAATCCACATAGCGGAAAGCGAATTAACAAGCAAAGCCCAGCTTCCAGAATTAGGGAACGATCCTGCTTCTTTGAAGTGGATCGCCCAAACAATGGTCACTCACAAGCAGAATGTGGGCACCCAGATAGCAGAGATGAACGCCGCGACTGCCCAGGTGGTAACTTTAACATCCGGGTCAGCGGAAGAGGTTGATCACACTGCAGTCGGAGAGGCGATTTCTACAATCGCTACCAATCTTCCTGAAATGACCAAAGGGGTCAGGATGATTGCTGCTCTAATGGAAGACGATACTTCGGGAGACAGGTTGCTAGACGCTGCGAGGAAACTTTGTACTGCCTTCTCTGATTTACTAAAGGCTACGGAACCTGAGACTAAAGAG CCACGACAGAATCTCCTGAACGCAGCCTCACGAGTAGGTGAAGCATCTCACCAAGTGCTGACCACAATCGGCGAAGAAAACGACTCAAACCGAGAACTCCAAGACACCCTGCTAGCCCTAGCTAAAGCCGTCGCAAACACCACAGCAGCTTTAGTCTTAAAAGCGCGAAACATTGCGGCTACTTGCGAAGACTCCGAAACTCAAAACAGAGTTATCTCAGCAGCTACCCAATGTGCTTTAGCAACTTCCCAATTGGTAGCATGTGCAAAAGTAGTAGCTCCCACTTTGCAATCTCCAGCGTGTCAAGCCCAGCTGATGAACGCAGTTCGCGAAGTTACAAGAGCGGTAGAAAACTTGGTTGAAGTCTGCAACGAAACTTGCAACGACGAAAACCTATTAAAGGAGCTCCGTGCAGCAGCTACTGAAGTGAGCCGCACTTTGAACGACCTTTTGAACCACATCCACACCGCGACGAAAACAGCAGAACGTGCCAAAGAAACAATCCATGAAGGAGCCGTCGAAACAATCATAATCGCAAccgaaaaattgttttcttccAGCGGAGACGCTGGAGAAATGGTCCGGCAAGCGCGAATCGTAGGCCAAGCTACGGCTCAATTGATCCAAAGCATCAAAGGCGAAGCAGAGCGTCAAACCGATACAGAACAGCAACGCCGATTATTGGCTGCTGCTAAAACTCTGGCAGACGCTACTGCTAAGATGGTCGAAGCGGCTCGTCAATGCGCGAGTAGTCCTCACGATTCAAGAATTCAGGACCAGTTGAAGAGCGCTGCAGAGGAATTGAGAATTGCTACTACAGCTGCTACTACCCCAACGCTTAGAAGGAAGATTGTTAAAGTAGAGGAAGTTGTTGTCGACAAGACTTTGTTCGCTAGAGCGGCTCAAGCTATCCACATGGGCTGCGAAAGCCTGATCAGTCCATCCAGTTCCAAGCAACAGATCCTAGAAGCTGCGACAATGATTGCAAAGCATACTAGCGCACTTTGCAACGCTTGTAGACACGCTTCCAGTCGGACTAATGATCCAGTAGCGAAGAGGCACTACGTTAAGTCAGCGAAAGACGTGGCTAACTCTACTGCTAACTTGGTGAAGGAAATCAAGACTCTAGATCGCGAATACAATGAAACTAATCGCGAAAAATGTGCAGAAGCTACTAGACCTTTGTTGGACGCGGTTGATAATCTTTGCGTGTTTGCGGGATGCAGTGAGTACATAAAAACGACTCATGTGCAAGAAACTATAACCGGGCCTGAGAAAGCGATCATAGATGGAGCTTGTGCGATGGTCCAAGCGGCCAAAAGCTTGCAAGCTAGTCCAAAAGATGAGCCGACTTGGCAGCTTCTGGCTCATCATAGCAAGAATGTCAGTGAGTCGATCAAAACTCTGGTTGCTTCGATTCGAGACAAGAGTCCGGGGCATGAAGATTGCGATTTCGCGATTGAAAAATTGGTAGCGAGGATAAAGGAACTGGATGATGCGACTCTAAGCGCGGTTTCACAGAATTTGGTACCGAGAAAAGAGAATTCGCAGGAGGGATTCATTGATTTTATGGAGCGGTGTTCTGATGATCTTAAGGATAAATTGGAACCTCTTAGAGTCGCTGCTAAGTATGAGGCTGAGAACATTGGATACTCTGCGCAGCAGATCGCTAATTGTTGCGAGCGCTTAGTTACTGGGGCGATTGGTGCGGCTTCAAATATGGTGAATTCTAAGCAGCAAACTGTTTTGTTGGATCAGACTAAAACGGTGACGGAAACTGCGTTGCAGTTAGTTTGTGTAGCGAAGGAAACTGGTGGGAATTCCGAGTCTGCTGCTTTGCATGCTGAAGTGGATGATAGCATAGAATCCACCAAAGACGCAATCAGAGAGCTGCAATGCACTTTGGAAACTATCTCAACGTCTCATGGTATAGTTACTGGACTAATTGAGACGATTTCCCGCGCAATGGTGAGATTGGATGAGACTAGGATCTCTACTGATAGCGTGGACTCTTACGTAGACTATCAGACACGCATGGTAGAAGCTGCTAAAGAAATTGCAAGACTAGCTCAAGAGATGTGCACAAAATCTAGCACTGATGCAGCTCGTCTTGGCCCGCTGGCTGTTGACATTTCGCACAAGTACACTCAATTGGCGCGAGACACTGCTGGAGCTTCTGCAGCTGCTGCTAACGCTGAAGTTTCAGCACGTTTAAGAAACGGAGTCCAGGATTTAGGACGCGCTTGCGTTGACATTGTCCGTTCAGCTGGAGTCTGTCAACTTTCGCCTGGAGACTCTTTAGCGCAGTTAGAAGTCTCGAGCTACGGAAAGATCATAACTGAGCGGGTGTCCCAGGTGCTGGCTGCTTTGCAAGCTGGCTCCAGGGGCACTCAAGCTTGCATCAATGCTGCTAGCACTGTGTCTGGGATAATTGGTGATCTGGACACTACTATTATGTTCGCAACTGCTGGAACTTTGCACGCGGAGAATGAAGGAGACACTTTTGCTGACCATCGGGAAAATATTCTGAAGACTGCCAAGGCTTTGGTGGAGGACACCAAGACTCTGGTGGCTGGAGCTGCTTCTTCTCAAGAGCAACTTGCGGTAGCGGCTCAGAACGCGGTTTCTACTATTGTCCAGCTCGCGGAAGTTGTAAAGTATGGAGCTGCTAGTCTTGGCAGTCAGAATGCGGAAGCTCAGGTGATGCTTATCAACGCGGTTCGCGATGTTGCTTCCGCATTAGGGGACCTTATTCATGCTACTAAGGCTGCTAGCGGTAAACCTATCAATGATCCCAGTATGGCGCATCTTAAAGACTCTGCTAAG GTGATGGTGACCAACGTGACGTCATTGCTGAAAACGGTAAAGGCGGTCGAGGACGAGCACACCAGAGGAACCCGAGCCCTAGAGTCGACTATTGAAGCAATTGGCCAGGAAATTCGGGCTCTAAACACTCCAGACTTCCAACGACCGAATGTTACGCCGGAAGATTTGGTCCGATGCACCAAAAGCATCACAATTTCAACCGCAAAAGCAGTCGCTGCAGGCAACAGCTGCAAGCAGGATGACATAATAGCTGCTGCAAACATGGGCCGTAAATCTATCAGCGACATGTTGGTGATTTGCAAGTCAGCCGCTTATCAGTGTGCTGAAACTCCGGATCTTAGAGATCGGACTCTTCAAGCAGGTCATGACGTCGCGATGAATTACCGGGAATTATTGCAAGCGATTTTGCAGATTGCTTCTAGAACTGGCGATGCTAAGCATGCGCTGCCGATTATTTCGAGGAAAATTGCTCAGAGTGTCACTGAATTAGTGGCTGTTGCGGAACTACTCAAAGGAGCTGATTGGGTTGATCCTGACGATCCGACTGTCATTGCTGAAAATGAACTTTTAGGAGCTGCAGCTAGTATTGATGCTGCTGCTAAGAAATTGGCCAGTCTACGGCCTAGAAGAAGTATCCag gaaacCAGCGAGGACATGAACTTCGACGAAATGATCCTAGAAGCCGCAAAATCAATCGCGGCTGCAACATCAGCGCTAATAAAAGCCGCTAGCGCCGCGCAACGAGAATTAATAACAACAGGAAAAGTATCGCGAACTCCTCTGACATCTTCCGACGACGGACAATGGTCAGAAGGCTTAATCTCCGCGGCTCGTTTAGTAGCCGCTGCAACCCACAGTTTAGTAGAATCCGCAAACGCTTTAGTCCAGGGCGTGAGCAGCGAAGAAAAATTGATCTCCAGTGCAAAGCAAGTCGCCAGTAGCACAGCGCAATTGCTGGTTGCCTGCAAAGTAAAAGCAGACCCCGACAGCGAAAGCACCAAGCGTCTCCAAGCGGCCGGTAATGCAGTGAAGCGCGCTACCGACAATCTAGTAAGAGCTGCCCAACAAGCAATCCAGCAAGAGGAAGAAAGGTCGCTTGTTTTGAACAAAAGAATGGTTGGAGGAATCGCTCAGGAGATAAACGCAAGGTCAGAGGTTCTGAGGATTGAAAAGGAACTCGAGGAAGCTCGTGGCCGACTCACGGCGATTCGTCAAGCGAAATATAAGAACAAACCTGACTTTTCTGATACTGAGAACGACGCTGACCAAAGCGGCTACGAGAGCTACTATTCGAGGTACGAAAGAGACTCTTCTAGGGGGAATCAGATCTCCCAGATCATCAACGACCGCCAGAACCTGGTGAGTCCCGAGAAGGTCAACTCCACGCAGTCGACGTTAGAGAGGAAGATGAAGGACTCGTACAAATCCTTGCCGGAGAGTCACTACGGCTCTTTGGACTCCAGGGGGAAGTACAGTGACTACTCGACGATCAATTCCTCCGCGGATTCACCAGCTCAGTACAGCTCCATCGAGCGGAAGATCAACCAGGAACGCGATGTTCTTAGCTACGAATCTTTGCCACTAGAGGGCCCTTTTCCGCCAGCTACCTCTCAAATTGCTACGGCCAAGTCGCCAATGTTGAACAGAAAGTTCATTGACACTTCCCCGCAGCCGCTTTATAGCAAGTCTCCGGAGTACTATGAACCCAATTCGGGAAGGTACTCCGGACATATGAGCACCTTCAAGTCTCAAACTGACGGAATGAGATTCCAGCAACCGATTGCGCAGAGTCAAACTTTTAAGAATATTGAGAGCAAGGTTCTTCCGGGGGGTAAGATTGAAAACACGACTACTACCAAGGTGTTCAGTCCTAAGACTAATTATGAGAACTATGAGAATTATGAAACTGTTGAGCAGAGAGAGTTTAATTCGGGGAGTGATTTGACTAGTTTTAGAGGAGGGTTTGATAATGGTAGTGTGGAACATAAGAGTACTAAGCATTCTATGACTCAGAAGATCATTGAGAAGAAAACTGTTACGATGAAGATGTCCAAGCATCAGGAGTCTAGTACTAAGTCTTTTAGGTTTGATGATAAGTAG